TAATGGACTTCAGGTAGATGGGATGCATAAAATGGCTGAGCAATGCCCCCTGCAGGCCGAGCACGTTCCAGCGGAGGATCTTATCACTGCAGCTCATGGTCCGCAACCTCTCCCCGTGCTGGATGCCGTCCCACGTGGGCACGATGGCACTCGACTCCACTGGGATGGTGCCCTCACCTGGTGCAGACAAGAAACCTCTTGATGCGATGCGTTTGTACACATTGTTTATGAAGGCAGGTGTTTATGTTTCATCTCTTACCATTCTCCACTTTGGTGCGAAGCTTGCCCTGCTTTGCATTCTCAAATAGAGGCTGGTGGCCTGCAACTTCGTCCCCAGTCTCACTGCAGGACTTATCAAACAGAGCCCCATCCCCACAAGGTGCTgtgctgtggacacacacacacacacacacacacacacacacacacacacacacacacacacacaaaaaaaagacaaaacataaGATATTAATATGACACACAGCAAAATGACTGATCCATGCAAGGAATTGTCTCACAAGAATGTGAGacaagcaaaaaagaaaatatgcgGTATTCCCACCTGATGTAAAGGTGAAAGGTGATGTCAGGTTTGAGCCGCAGTTTGTTTTCGTCCCCGAGCTCAAATATACAGTCGCCTGCGCCGTCATAGTACTTGAGCAGCTCACTGTAGAGAAACCTGGGAGGAAAGGAGACAGCGAGTTAGACCTAAAAATAATGTCGTGCAGACTGGGACTGGGCAAAGATATTTTTAGACCAGGTGAGAAACTATGATAAAGGAGTAAGATCTATTTCTACCGAAGAAATCCCCTTCTGGAGATGATTTCGGCGTGGCAGTCATTAACAGTCTCTCCTTTAAGACTCAGTTCCTCCCCTTTAACACAACGATTTcctgacagacaaaaaaaagacaaaaaataaacaaaaaaacacagacatttgaATGTCAATTACACAACAATGCAGCAGTGAccttggtttgtttgttttctgacagtGCATGACTCAGAAGTCCATAAACACATCTCACAGACAGATGCAGTAacagcacattttcatttgttgccCACACAATTATGTTTACTCTctgtttcataaaaaaacaataaacaatggaCGTACCCGTCCCGAGGCTGACAACAGTGCCCAGGCCCTCCCCCTTCCTCATCACGACAGTGGCCAGGATCTTACGTCCCAATAGGCTGTGCTGGATACGTGTGGTCAGGGCGTTGAAACGCTGGTAACTCAACATTGCTATCTGGTCATGCAAAGTGCTGCCACTCACTGGAAGCTAGAGGAACAAATACAGGATCGGTTAGAATAGGCAAAGGCATTTGACAGAAAGATTTGTTATTATTTGCCATCCAATGACAAACGGACACTAAAGAAAGGTTGTCGAGTGTGAACATATGAATAAAATTGCCTTATTATACAACTTGGTGAATATGAGGTTCCATTATCTGTTATTTATGGAAAGCAGACACTGTTTTCATCATATAAAAGACCATGGATTACTCCACTGAGGGAGGTTAACAGAAACATACTGCTGCACAGTCTGGAAACCTAAACACCATTTGGACAGACTCAAAAATTGGATTTATGATTGAAGGTTTACATTTCACTGGTTATGAAGAGAAAATCGTGGACAAAAAAACTACAGCACAGAAGAAGCAAGTGAAGCTCACTGACAGATGGATGACAGGTTGAAACAGGTTGATGTGGTCGCAGCTGCAATCCCCTTAAACCAGttcatttaacaaaaacaccacCATAATTCTATACagttcattcaaacacaaaatcaataaaatctttttcaatattttgtgtcactgtttttaATACGTAGCCATGTAATAAGTGAGATGTACAACGAGCGGGTTattataatgaaaaacaaaatctccCTCAGTGCGATTCAAGAGTGGCATCACCCGGTCGCCCTCCCCACATAATAACCAGGTCACTGCATATGACTACAGTTTCGCTGTAGGCAAATCTTTTGGTGAAGATAATGAAGGTCAACAAAACCTCCTAACCTGCCACTATTTATCTTATTTCATCATGTGCTCCCATGACTGTATATGAATGTGGACACAGTCTTCCAGTTGCAAGCCAACTCCTCTATTGAAGCCTGAAGATTTGTGACTTTTTCTCACCTCAGTTGGGATAAGCTCTCCAGTGCGTGCTGCCCTCTCAGCTTCTCCTATAAGAACCCGGAGAGCAGCATCTGCTGCTTCTTGTTTTCCCTGCTTCTTGTTGGACGCACAGACTGGAGGAAACCACCTTCCACCGAGCTTGGCCTGGTAGGTGAACCTGAGCAGGAGAGGCAAAGAGAAAGGTGATCAGAGAAGATTTTGATGGGTTTGAACCAAGGATCCaattgaaaacataaatatactgAATATAGGTAGAAAGGTTCTTAGATAAGACAGATCATAGCATGGTCAGGGAGGAAAAAAGGGGAAGACATCTAGCAAAGGTCTCCAAGGCCTACATGTGGGCGCTAGCTCGCCTTAGTGTATGGTCGGTGAGCCATGGGGCATCCTACAGTGAACATATTTTTCAAAGCATGTTTACccagtcacttttttttcttgagcATGTGAAGTACATGTTAAATGTGTGGTTGTCTGTGCATTCAGGCAACAAGAACATACTTAGGATCATGTGGTGGACCAGACTGACCCACCAGGCGGATCTCAGCAGCAAAGCCCCGGGCTCTGGCGTACTCCAAAAGACCTGACACTGCGTTGTTGTTCAGGTAATTGATGAGGTCCCCAACCCCTGCTTCATGAGCTGCTCGCAACTCATCTGCTGTGAGAGGGGGCAAGGGGGGGCATGTGGTACCAGCACAACTTCCATCACCATCACTAGAAGAGCCTAGGGGCAACTGAGGCTGGAAAAGAGAAATGGCAGAGGTGGGAGAAGAAACAGAGAAGTGAATGTCACGAGGCAAAGGTAGCAGGAAAGTGTCATAGATGTTACATGGCAATGTCTCTCTCCCAGTGTTGTTTCTCCAAAATCATTTCAGATAACTCCAGTCATTCTCTGCTTTTCACTCCAGACCTTGTTGAGCTGTAATCTCCCGTCAGCCATCAATTCTTTGACGGCCTCCTCTGCTGCCAGCTGGCGGGCAGCCTTCTTACTTGGAGCCGAGGCTTCAGCAAACAAGTTCTCTCCAACTTTTACCCTATAAACGAACCTAAACACAGGAGAGGGAAGGCAAAAGGTGTGGACagagtaaaagagagagagaattcagCTGGTTTGCAACTGAATTTGAGATGATGCTGCACTAAAGAGAGTTACTATTCCAGACTGAAGACTTCTTAAATTTAGATAAATAAGCAGATGTGCCAGGGTGACTGTAACACTAGAGCCTGTGGTGCATAAAGAACCAGAGGCATTGGGCATTTTTAGaatgaaggaaaacacatttgtactgtATCTGTCAGCCATTCAGCTGCCTAAAGGGATGGATCTTAGATCACATGGTACTCCTGTCTTTGTCAGCTGACCACAGCACTGCACTGAGGACAGAATGAACAGAAATGACTGATCAACTGCTTCCCTGAGGAGAAAATATATGACCACAGACAAACTTTATTTACGGTGGCAGGAAAAAGTATCCGACTCCTTTGTAATTACCTGGTTGTCCGCATGAACCGTTCATAAAATCTCTGATCCCATCTTTATTTAAGTAACAAgtgcagacaaacacaacacgATTAAgctaataacaaaaaacagtgtGGGGACAGCAATATTAAAAGGAACAGATTCCAAGAAAGATGACGTAGGCAGTACCGTGGGTCATGTGGTGGGCCTGCCTGCCCAGTCATGATGAATTCAATTGGGTTTCCACTGCGTTGGCTGTATTCCATCAGGACCGACACTGGATTTTTGCCAccagggagagagcgagagattgGCTGGCGAGGTCCCTCCACCATTTCCTCACTATTGGACTCAAATATTTCCCCCATGCTCTCAACTGCACCCTGGTACACATGAAGAAAGacataaaatacaattcattaaagcatgtttttggaggcaatatttaaaataatgtttatcaGCTTTTACTTGTACTGCAGTATTTTTGTTGGGATCTGCACACGACTTGTATTTACAGACTAACATGAACAACGGCacattttttgaaataaaatatgaaggTGAAAACTGGGTTACAACATACTTAATATACCTAAAACCTAAAGGTATTCACAAATTTACACGACTAACACTGGTGTCTGGTAGCGGATCGATGGGTTTTTCCAATGTGTCAGTGGGTTCTTCTTCCTTGGTGCTGGGTTCTCCCTGCATCTCTCCAATAAGAATTTGCAGAGTGGCTGCGGCAGCATCCTTTTTTGCAACCTTCTTACTGGAAGCTTCTGCGACAGGGAACAGCCTCTCGTTCAACATTACCTGCATACGGAATCTGACGGAAACATACAGATATGAGACACAGCGCTCTGTCCAAAACATGATTAAAGACGCAGTTACAATTATCTGACTCCACTGTGTTGCATAACAAGCGAGATGATTTCCATTCTTAATGAGAAACATCTTATCTTCCAACTGAGGCCAGTTTTTTTCTCACTGAATTTGAAtgaatggtttttgttttacagacaGCAACAACTTCAAAAGCTTAGGTTTGTGAAAACTTTAATGGTAGAAAGATTGCTATGGCACTAAAAATGTATCTCAGAACCCAGGTTGCGATTTCATTTATTAAACGTATAATTACACTGTATTTCATTTGGATCAGATCCGTTCAGCAGGGTTAGTATTGGCTCTTGTGCAACCCTAATAAATTTGACACTGCAGCAGGAACAGGCCAACAATAATCCTAGATAACCTTTCATTCTAACACCTGCACCAAGGGAGAATATCGTGTCACTAACCTTGGGTCGTGAGCAGGCCCCGACTGGTCCAGTAGCTGAAACTCACAGTTTTGGCCCAGGTATTGGGCATATTCCATGAGGCCACTGACTGGGTTTTTGAGTCTCACTTCTTGTAACTTAGCCCACAGGTTCAGGGGAGGCGGGGCAGCCAGCGATACAGCGACAGTTCCTACAGCATTGGCCTCTGCTGCCCGTTTTTCAGCGTCCGTCTCCCTGCGAATGGCATTGAGGAATTCTGGGATGTCGTCGGTGGCCCATTCTGTTTCATTAATGGCTTTGACGCGGTTTGAGGGAGGCTGGAACGAGGAGTCAGCCTGACGAGGTAAAGCAAAGagataaaatgataaatacaATGAACTCTTAGGTTATTAAACCCAGCGAAATGTGAGGTACAATGATAGCCTGCATAATCTGGAGATTTTCAATGTTGTTGTTCAACAATTTTGAAGACggtttatatattattatttttttctgaggCACAGATTTGTTTGTCCTTAAAAGGGAATTATTTCACCTACTGCTTTAATGTGACTTTGCTTTAACATCCAGGCCGCTGGTAAAGCAACTGGCTCAGGGCCTACCACAGGTGGTAGTGGTGAGGATGGCAGGAAATTGGACCCTCCAACTATCTCCTCTTTAATAACTTCCACCTCCATGCGACTCTTCTCAGCTTGGGTGCTTTGCGTGGCTTTGAGGTtcctctccatcctctctctgCGGTGGGTGGAGAGCTCCCAGGTGGGAGGGTTGACATCAGAATTCTTAGAAACATCCCCTTGCTTCTCTAGAGCATAAAGGGTTGGATTGACATGCTTGGAATTCCTAAGACCAAGATTTTTGGCTATGACGAGAGCGGATGCCTCCTTTGAATTCAGAAGGTACTGAAGAACTTGTTCCTTCTGGTCTGTCATTATGGGAATCTGACTTTCTTGATCAGGGGAGTTGGTAGAGCTGggatgttttttctctctgtgctgACCCTTTGAAAGAGTCTGGAATCCGTCAGATTCTGATGACTCTAAAGAAGAGCTGTAGGAAAAACTGGATTCTGTGTCAGAGTCCTCCTCTTTGGCCTGTTCcctgttttctgctgcttctgtttttaGCTCAGCCTTGAATTTAGGTATTAGAGGTTGTTCTAAACTGACAGACTGGCCACAAAGTGGACTTTGAAGTAAAGAGTTTTGATTGCCCTGGCATGTGAGAGGTTCTCTGTAAAGAGTCCACTCAGGGGGGAGAAGTCCTTGCTTAGAGGCTTTCTGTGAGCTTTCTAAAGAGTAGAGGGCCTTGTTAACAATTTTTTTGGGCAGACGCAGCTTTTTGGCTAACAATTTTGCAGATATGCTCTCATTTGGCCTCAAAGCAGCCAAAGCCCTGTGTACCTGGTCCTGGTGGGCAGGAGTGAGAGTGATGTTAATCTTACTGAAGCTTGAAGATGTCGAGCTACTGGGCTGTCTGCCAAAGCTCTCTCCTTTGTTCGGTCTGTCCCGATGAAGAGACAAACTCTGAAATCTGTCAGACAAAGAGTCAGTCTGGTTGCGCCACTGTCTGCCAGAGTACTGGTTGTAGCTTTGATCATGTAACTGGTTTAGATTCGGGTGACGAGAGCCTTGGGGGCCTCTGGTGGGTCCTACAATGGGTGGATAAACAAAA
The sequence above is a segment of the Solea solea chromosome 13, fSolSol10.1, whole genome shotgun sequence genome. Coding sequences within it:
- the adar gene encoding double-stranded RNA-specific adenosine deaminase, coding for MSRGRGGPPKEQYHRYPAPHLQVEENTRPGLASLYPRAVPQQTQSSNYYNNPVASTQHPFTSVIPSAPPIPSHIKADHQSVAFDRSHNQNHSPGLIPHSFQSKQVEFLLGHISEAPQFRASPRGGGGRPTSSSYQSQSGHISYPNPTNSPWNRGRYSQDQSFVYPPIVGPTRGPQGSRHPNLNQLHDQSYNQYSGRQWRNQTDSLSDRFQSLSLHRDRPNKGESFGRQPSSSTSSSFSKINITLTPAHQDQVHRALAALRPNESISAKLLAKKLRLPKKIVNKALYSLESSQKASKQGLLPPEWTLYREPLTCQGNQNSLLQSPLCGQSVSLEQPLIPKFKAELKTEAAENREQAKEEDSDTESSFSYSSSLESSESDGFQTLSKGQHREKKHPSSTNSPDQESQIPIMTDQKEQVLQYLLNSKEASALVIAKNLGLRNSKHVNPTLYALEKQGDVSKNSDVNPPTWELSTHRRERMERNLKATQSTQAEKSRMEVEVIKEEIVGGSNFLPSSPLPPVVGPEPVALPAAWMLKQSHIKAADSSFQPPSNRVKAINETEWATDDIPEFLNAIRRETDAEKRAAEANAVGTVAVSLAAPPPLNLWAKLQEVRLKNPVSGLMEYAQYLGQNCEFQLLDQSGPAHDPRFRMQVMLNERLFPVAEASSKKVAKKDAAAATLQILIGEMQGEPSTKEEEPTDTLEKPIDPLPDTSGAVESMGEIFESNSEEMVEGPRQPISRSLPGGKNPVSVLMEYSQRSGNPIEFIMTGQAGPPHDPRFVYRVKVGENLFAEASAPSKKAARQLAAEEAVKELMADGRLQLNKPQLPLGSSSDGDGSCAGTTCPPLPPLTADELRAAHEAGVGDLINYLNNNAVSGLLEYARARGFAAEIRLVGQSGPPHDPKFTYQAKLGGRWFPPVCASNKKQGKQEAADAALRVLIGEAERAARTGELIPTELPVSGSTLHDQIAMLSYQRFNALTTRIQHSLLGRKILATVVMRKGEGLGTVVSLGTGNRCVKGEELSLKGETVNDCHAEIISRRGFLRFLYSELLKYYDGAGDCIFELGDENKLRLKPDITFHLYISTAPCGDGALFDKSCSETGDEVAGHQPLFENAKQGKLRTKVENGEGTIPVESSAIVPTWDGIQHGERLRTMSCSDKILRWNVLGLQGALLSHFMHPIYLKSITLGYLYSHGHLTRAVCCRLARDGEAFFQSLPSPFMLNHPEVGRVSVYDSTRHTGKTKESSVNWSFPDQNSVEVLDGTKGKLDGNKLGISRVSKSNLFSLFRSVCQRCGRTDLLTMSSYTQAKMSATSFQLTKQHFFEGLSAHGYGAWISKPLEEKNFESGDGTWKNGASLPMEYVGSRNGAPVEIKQEEA